From Cronobacter turicensis z3032, the proteins below share one genomic window:
- the clpV1 gene encoding Protein clpV1: protein MSAIRGKMNMEHQSAVLLRRLNPYCARALEAAATLCQTRAHASIAPEHWLLKLLELGEGDITVIARRYEWDMDGLWQNLLAHLDRLPRSVRGRPELADHLQSLLQQAWLYASLEDNSQIRGVHLLMAITEKPSLIQCDGIWPLQSLSRAQLERLRPMLDAQSDERPEAQQEAQLTRDSGDGVAFAGHAEKEPVKEGGLNPALQAVLDKFTLDITAKAKAGDIDPVFGRDNEIRQMVDILSRRRKNNPILVGEPGVGKTALVEGLALRIAEGNVPDNLKPVSVRTLDLGLLQAGAGVKGEFEQRLKTIIDAVRHSSAPVLLFIDEAHTLIGAGNQAGGADAANLLKPALARGELRTIAATTWSEYKQYFERDAALERRFQRVKVDEPDDDTACLMLRGLKPRYAQHHGVYITDEAVRAAVTLSRRYLTGRQLPDKAVDLLDTASARVRMSLDTVPEPLTQRRARITALELEKQALLEEIALGSTAHGERLAAIEQEEVCIILDLDSLETQYDQELAATERLLACRRDISRQAERAAVQEELAIAQQGNPLLGLDVDARTVATVIADWTGVPLSSLMKDEQTELLSLEQKLGARVVGQTAALEAVAQRLRASKTGLTPENGPQGVFLLTGPSGTGKTETALALADALFGGEKSLITINLSEYQEPHTVSQLKGSPPGYVGYGQGGILTEAVRKRPYSVVLLDEVEKAHRDVMNLFYQVFDRGFMRDGEGCEIDFRNTVILMTSNLGSDHIMQLLEEKPDATDTDLHELLRPILRDHFQPALLARFQTVIYRPLHPQAMRAIVEMKLSQVSLRLHRHYGLTTEIRESLYDALTAACLLPDTGARNIDSLLAQQILPVLSQQLLSHMAAKQKPLSLTLGWSEEEGVVMEFDVAIKERGNE, encoded by the coding sequence GTGTCTGCAATCAGAGGGAAGATGAATATGGAACACCAGTCAGCCGTATTACTGCGCCGTTTAAATCCTTACTGCGCCCGCGCGCTGGAAGCGGCGGCCACGCTGTGTCAGACCCGCGCTCACGCCTCTATTGCGCCTGAGCACTGGTTGCTCAAGCTGCTGGAACTGGGCGAAGGGGATATCACGGTGATCGCCCGTCGCTACGAATGGGATATGGATGGGCTGTGGCAGAATTTACTCGCGCATCTGGACAGGCTGCCTCGCTCGGTGCGCGGACGCCCGGAGCTTGCTGATCATCTGCAAAGCCTGCTGCAACAGGCCTGGCTGTATGCCTCGCTGGAAGATAACAGCCAGATACGCGGCGTACATCTGCTGATGGCGATAACCGAAAAACCGTCGCTGATTCAATGCGACGGCATATGGCCGCTACAGAGCCTTTCACGCGCGCAACTTGAGCGTCTGCGCCCGATGCTGGATGCGCAGTCGGATGAACGTCCCGAGGCGCAGCAGGAAGCGCAACTCACCCGCGACTCTGGCGACGGCGTGGCGTTTGCCGGTCATGCGGAAAAAGAGCCGGTAAAAGAGGGCGGACTCAACCCGGCGCTTCAGGCTGTGCTGGATAAGTTCACTCTTGATATCACGGCGAAAGCGAAAGCCGGAGACATCGACCCGGTCTTTGGCCGTGACAACGAAATCCGCCAGATGGTGGATATTCTCTCACGGCGTCGCAAGAACAACCCGATACTGGTCGGCGAGCCGGGGGTCGGCAAAACCGCGCTGGTGGAAGGTCTGGCGCTCAGAATCGCGGAGGGCAACGTGCCGGATAACCTGAAACCGGTATCGGTACGCACGCTTGACCTCGGCCTGTTACAGGCGGGCGCGGGTGTGAAAGGCGAATTTGAGCAGCGGCTGAAAACCATCATTGACGCGGTGCGTCACTCCTCTGCGCCGGTACTGCTGTTTATCGACGAGGCGCATACCCTCATTGGCGCGGGCAACCAGGCGGGCGGCGCAGACGCGGCCAACCTGCTGAAACCGGCGCTGGCGCGCGGCGAACTCAGAACCATCGCGGCCACCACCTGGAGCGAGTACAAGCAATACTTTGAGCGTGACGCCGCGCTGGAGCGCCGCTTCCAGAGGGTGAAAGTCGATGAGCCGGACGACGACACCGCCTGCCTGATGCTCCGCGGCCTGAAACCCCGCTACGCGCAGCACCATGGCGTGTACATTACCGATGAGGCTGTCCGGGCCGCCGTCACGCTCTCACGGCGTTATCTCACCGGGCGCCAGCTACCGGACAAAGCGGTGGACCTGCTGGATACGGCGTCAGCCCGTGTGCGCATGAGTCTCGATACCGTACCGGAGCCGCTGACGCAGCGGCGCGCCCGCATTACCGCCCTCGAACTCGAAAAGCAGGCGCTGCTGGAAGAGATCGCGCTGGGCAGTACCGCGCATGGCGAGCGACTGGCGGCGATTGAACAGGAAGAAGTCTGCATTATTCTTGATCTTGATTCGCTGGAAACGCAGTACGATCAGGAGCTCGCCGCAACGGAGCGGTTGCTGGCCTGCCGGCGCGATATTTCCCGCCAGGCGGAGCGTGCGGCAGTGCAAGAAGAACTGGCGATCGCTCAGCAGGGCAACCCGCTGCTGGGGCTGGATGTGGATGCGCGTACCGTGGCGACGGTGATTGCCGACTGGACCGGCGTGCCGCTCTCATCCCTGATGAAGGATGAACAGACAGAGCTGCTGAGCCTTGAGCAGAAGCTGGGCGCGCGCGTGGTTGGTCAGACGGCGGCTCTGGAGGCGGTCGCGCAGCGGCTGCGCGCGTCGAAAACCGGGCTCACGCCAGAAAATGGCCCACAGGGTGTGTTCCTGCTCACCGGCCCGAGCGGCACAGGCAAAACCGAAACGGCGCTGGCGCTGGCGGATGCGCTGTTCGGCGGCGAAAAATCGCTGATAACCATCAACCTTTCAGAATATCAGGAGCCGCACACCGTTTCGCAGCTTAAGGGGTCGCCGCCGGGCTATGTCGGTTACGGCCAGGGCGGCATTCTCACCGAAGCGGTGCGCAAACGTCCCTACAGCGTGGTGCTGCTCGATGAAGTGGAAAAGGCGCACCGCGACGTCATGAACCTCTTCTATCAGGTGTTTGACCGCGGCTTTATGCGCGACGGCGAAGGATGCGAAATCGATTTTCGCAATACGGTTATTTTGATGACTTCCAACCTTGGCAGCGACCACATCATGCAGTTGCTGGAAGAAAAGCCGGATGCCACCGATACCGACCTGCATGAACTGCTGCGCCCGATATTGCGCGACCATTTCCAGCCTGCCTTACTCGCTCGCTTCCAGACGGTGATTTACCGCCCGCTGCACCCACAGGCGATGCGTGCCATCGTGGAAATGAAGCTGTCGCAGGTAAGCCTGCGCCTGCATCGTCATTACGGCCTGACGACAGAAATCAGAGAAAGCCTGTACGACGCCCTGACGGCGGCTTGCCTGCTGCCGGACACCGGCGCGCGCAATATCGACAGCCTGCTGGCGCAGCAGATCCTGCCGGTGCTGAGTCAGCAGCTATTAAGCCACATGGCGGCGAAGCAGAAGCCGCTCTCTCTGACGCTGGGGTGGAGTGAGGAAGAGGGTGTGGTGATGGAGTTTGATGTGGCGATAAAGGAGCGCGGAAATGAGTGA